A segment of the Lycium ferocissimum isolate CSIRO_LF1 chromosome 5, AGI_CSIRO_Lferr_CH_V1, whole genome shotgun sequence genome:
TTGGTGACTTGAACATTGTTCTGGGCTTCTGGCATATATTCAGCTATTTTGCGTTTGAAGCATTATTCTATCGTTGATCTTTGCACAGGTATTATTCTGAAAATGGCCCACTTGATAAAAGATGGTTCCCAGGGGAGGAAGAATGATCCTGAATCTCTGATCAAACCTCCAATAAAGACTTTGATAATACAGGGTAAAGAGCTTGTGCAAGTTGTAGCAAAGGTTTGTGTTACTTCTAGGAGTTCTGCTTCCAATTGTTTTATTACTCTGTTACTCTCATATCTAAATTTAATACAGTTCTTAAGTGatcaacatcaaccaaacaattGACACTTTGATATAAGATTGTGGTGGCATTTCATGCAAGACTAAGCTATAGATCACTTTTGACAGATGCTAGAATCAGATTTTATGGCTGCCTATCTGTTAGACAGTTAAAGCTATAATAATGGGGCTAATGCTTTGGAATAGGGTGTGCCTGCAACTTTAGATGTCTTCAGAGCTGAATTGCTGCGGGAAAAACAGCAGGAACTGTTGACAGATTCATGCATATCACAGTCCCGGGATGGTGAGGTAGAGAGGCAGTTGGAACGTTGGGTACCCGACGATGATGCTCTTGAATGTCCTGAACTGGATAACATATTTGATGGCCACTGGAACAGGTTATTAGATCACTCTAGTTTGGTTCATCCGATATTTGTCACAGAAGTTAACTTTTCAGCTCAGCTATGGTGATATgaatcaccccccccccccccctcaaaaaaaaaaaaaaaaatcccccaaAAAAGGCGTGTGTCAACATGTTACTGAAATAGTCTGTGATCTTGGATAAACTGACTATtacaatgaaatattttttaaaaagactgCCTCTAGTTACCATCTTTTTTGCTGTTTACCCATTCCTAATCACCCCTTCAACTTGCTGAAAATGTTAAACTTCTTTCCTTTGTTAGGAATTTTTTCTAACAGATATTTtggaatgaaagaaagggaagctaaaaAATAGAATGCGTGGAGAGAGAGGAAAAGAAGtattagtttttcttttcaGTTGATTAAGAGATAAGGAATGTAATGGGTGTCCGTTGAGGtaaatattgttgttgaattattcTGTTGTAAGGCCAAGGTTTTCTTGGGTCTTGCAGAGCGTCCATTGAAGAGGTCTCCTTTACCTTCTGTTTTGTGTTTTGATCCCTGGCCATGTCTCTCCAGTCTATCCGTCTCCCCTGTCTTGGCCAAAAAATCCAACAGGAAAGTAAAATATTAGGTATCCCTCTACTCACCTTCTTTCTCACCGTTCAGATCAACTAAACATCCATAAATCTAAGCATCTATGAATTCAATGTTTTCTGGAGTAGGGAGTTGAATTGTTGGATTATGCAGGATATTAGGCATGGAAAAATTTCATAAAACCTTTTCCAGAATCATTCAAATCCTTTTCTAATGCCTTTTAAGTAGAACGGTTCTCGGTGGAAATCGTTAGTTCATGCTTATGTTCTCCTTTTCCTTTGAGCTGCCTATTGCAGAGGGGAGCAGCACCTTTCCCGTGTTCAGAGATCTCTTCTACCTCTTAGAAGTTtatgaaatttcaaatttgatttGGTGCTCCTTTTCTGTTCAATAGTGGTGCCAGCTGAATGCATTTTGCTCAACAGCTGTATTCTTCAATTTATCAGTGCTACATGCCTATAACATCTCTTTTCCCACTGTTGTCAAATTTCTGCTAGTTGTGAATTATGTTTCTTTAGCATGTGCTTACAAGGCTATATACCAACATGGCGATGTGTTTCATCTCCTATATCACTGAATATGTGGTTGCAGGGGCTGGAATCAGTTTGAGGTCAATGAAACACTATTTGGAGTAAAAAGCACATTCAATGAGGAACTTTATACTACAAAGCTTGACAAAGGTCCTCAAATGAGGGAGTTGGAAAAAGAAGCTTCAAGAATAGCTAGGGAAATCGAGGGTGAGGAAACACGTGATCTTCATCTAGCAGAGGTGAGATTTACATAGTTACCTTTTTCTTGTGAAGTGTTCTTATAAGTGATAGCTTAGTTGCTTAAAACGATGAGCGAAGAAAGCAAGGGGTCCTCTCTTCACATGGGCAAAACAAAGCAGCTCTAAAGAAGCGTGAGCTTCTGACAGTGAGGCGTACGCGGTCTGAGCAAGAAGCGCTTCTTTGATTTAACTTTAAAAGATAAACAGAATAATAAAATAGTGTCTTTTTTCTTCGTTGCAGGTTTAGTAACAACCCCTCTCTGCTTTTCCAGATTTGCTTctttgagcccgtttggattggcttataagttagcttataagctgttttcagtttttttgagtgtttggctggccagcttaaagtcattttgtgcttaaaataagctcaaaaaaataattggacccatttaacttagtttatctaaagcagcttataagctgaaaacagcttataagccaaaaaaaataagttagattattccaacttatttttttcagcttataagctgcaaacagctttaagctataagccaatccaaacgggctctttattattgttttcttcTTTAAGATGGCCTATTCTTCCATTTGTCTTCCTTTTTTCTATTTCATTTACTGTTCTCCAATTCGTGATTTGTACGCTGAATGCTAGGACAATATTAAAGCGACCCTTCCTGTCAAAAGAATATAATTAAATGATGACCGTTTTGTATTAAAACTAGTTATTACTAAAACAATTATAGGCTGAATGCTAGGACAATACTAAAGCGACCctttggcctttttttttttttgtttgtttgtttgtttgatcAAGTAAAAGATTTCATTGATATTAACAAGGCCATAAATAGCCGTATACAAGAGGCAAAATAAAGTTCTCTCCAAAAGACACCCAATCCTCTATACAAGCAGGAACTACCTGCgtgcaccaaaagaaaataagggatcGGAGGCGGCTACTCAATTGAGAAAAGCTCATCTCCAGCCCTTCAAAAGCTCTCCTATTCCTCTCTTTCCAAATGACCCACAACAAAGCAAGAGGAGTAACATTCCAAGCCTTGTGACTTTTCTCCTAGCTCCACTCTTCCAACTGAACATCAACTCCTTCACGGACTTTGGCATAATAAAAGAAACACCAAACCATTTAAAGATATCCCACAATAACCTCGTGGCAAGTTTACAATGTAACAAAATATGATCCACGTCTTTCCCTGTCTCCTTACATAGGAAACACCAACTTATACAAACGacctttctttttctaaggTTCTCCGCCGTCAATATCACCCTTCTAGTCGCCAACTATATGAAGAAACACACCTTCCTCGACACCTTAGGTATCCAGACCGAATCAAATGGGAAACTATCCTCCGCCCTAACCAAAAGCTTCTCATAGAATGACTTGACAGAGAACAATTTGTTACTTCTCAACTCCCAACTCAAAGCATCAGGTCTGTAATTGGCTCGCATTGCTTGTGAAGTAAAGCTAGCAATCTCTAAAGCTAGAACGACCCTTTGCCTTGccaaaacaataaaataaaatgacgaCTATTGGGTATTAAAACTAGTTATTAGCAACAACCCTTCTTTGCTTTTCCAGATTTGcttctttgttattgttttctTCTTTAAGATGACCATGCTTGCatttgtctttccttttttctctatttcaTTTACTATTCTCCATTCGTGATTTGTAGGCTGAATGCTAGGACAATACTGAAGCGACCCTTTGCCTAGtcaaaagaacaaaataaaatgacaacCGTTTGGGCTGAATGCTAGGACCATACTGAAGCGACCCTTTGCCTAgtcaaaagaataaaataaaatgacaacCGTTTGGTATTAAAACTAAATACTACTGTTACTAAAACAATTATACATACGTTATTGATGTtgcaaataaaattattatggCCTTATAGTTGcgaattgaaaattaaaaatcatatttttaattGAGTTTGTCTTCTTTTGAGCTTCCTGAAGTACCTTTCAATGGTAATGAATTTGAACTgttgaattaattatttcacTATGCTTATGAGATATTGAAATTAGTAATTTTAATTGCTGTTTTGATGTTATAAGAACTAAATTCTCACATGCTAGGGAAGTTTTGCATCTTCTGTAAATTTTGCTCGACTTCGAAGAAGCGTGTTTCGCTTACTCCTCGCTTAAAACCCCAGGAGTCTCATTACTTTTTTGCTTTCTGCTTTTGAGAAGACCAATCGCGTGAATCCTTGGTTTTCTTGCCATCCTCTAATAGTTCTTGTTCTGctttttgattttaattttgttCGCTTGTCTTGGAATTTTATTTTCATAGGAGAGAGGAATTCAACTTCATGGAAATCTTGAAGTTGATGAAGAAACCAGATTTTCAGCAGTTGTTAGGGGGGTTGATGATAGTGGCTATGGTGATTGTGAGGACATACTGTTGGATTCACGTAATGATGAAACATTTCGATGTATCTCTACTTCTGCAATGGGGAAGTCATTCACTGGTATGAGTGTTGGGAAAGTTGTTGACGGTGTGGAATTCTCATCAAGATCTTCCTCTACGGTATGTATATGCTCATTTAGGTACATTGTATCTTGCATAAATTATTCCTTTGTGGTGTGGGAGCTTTATTCCTTTGTGTCGATCTACTACTAGTTTCGGTTTTACGTCTGTgcttaaattatttttgacAAACCGAGGCATTTAATTGGGATATACCTGATATAGGAGAAGTGTTTTCTAACTAGTCAAATGTCTCAAGTAGTTGGAAACTTTGTCGCTGAGTAATGCTATGAAAGTGCTGACAAATATGAGAACTATCCATGACTTGTAGACACATTTCCTACTAGCTAGAAATTTTTCTTAGTTTTTCATTGATGAAATAAAGTGGTTTGAAGTGGCACTCTAGGATGTGACCTAGTGGTCAAGGAAGTTGGAATAGACGCATGATTAAGACAGCAATCTGCCAACTAATAGAGGGTGCTATGGAAGAAATTAGGCACCGAACTGTGGTTTAGTGGGATCATATAAGCTTTTGGGAAAGCTACATTAGTTACAAGATTAACTAGCTCCATACCCGTAGTAGGAGATACCATAGTGACTTGGCTGTGGGGTGGGTTCTCTGTGGACAATGCCACATTAAATTGTTTTTAGTCTTCATCATTCAGTTCCTTCTGTACTATCCGAAGGAACGGTAAGATAACGATTTCAATCTGTGCTCTAATTCGTTTTAATCATATTCAATTATATGTTTTTTCTAAATATTCAACAGCCTTTCTATCTCCtcgaggtaggggtaaggtctgcatacactctaccctccccagaccccacctgtgggattacactgggtatgttgttgttgtttcttgtaaATCTTTTACATCTTCAGCATAATCTTCATCTTTCTTCTGGAGACTGGGGTTCATATCCCAACCAAGGTAAAGAAACTTTAGGTGATTTCTTTTTATCATTCTCCGGTAATGGAGTTTCCGGTACCTCACAGTGGATTAGTCGAGGTGTGCACAATCTAACTCGTAAACCACTGctgtaaaaaagaaaataataaaataaaaacggTGGTTTAAAGTGCCTGCGTTCATGTGGTAGTTCTATGCCTTTGATTTTCTTCTCTTGTGTCTTAAGATTATATTGCCGGTGTTAATCTTGCCATATTGTCTGTAGTATGAATTGCAATCTTCTCAGTTGAGTACCAGCAGGGATGTCTGTCAGACTTACTATGATGATCATAGCAAGCAGTCATCAGCTGAACATGTTGGTCAAAGTGCCTCGATGATGGACGAGAGCAGGTTGTTACAGTCTTTTCTTTCTGATATTCTTATAATCCTTCTCTACTTAGTCTGAGAATTCTACATTCTGGTAGCATGTTTACTACTGTTtaaagagaaaacataaatacAATGAATCCTTACCCCTTTAGCTATCAAATTTTGTTGCTCTAACCAAGTAGTCCTTTAGGGGGCACAAGATCACGTTCAGTGAACATGATGGAGCTAGTTGCAATGAAGAGGAGATGAGAATGCAAATGGTAACTGAACTTAAAACTCCTTTAAATCTTATTGCTTCATTAAAATTTACATCTttactatttctttttttcttgcttgGAAAAGCTCTCTCATGGTTCGTACTCCTTGTTTCTTGTAGTTAGCTGATGGGGCTCAGACACCAATACCTGAAGGTGAGTTTGTCTTGATGTGCTCAAGTAGTCAAATATCCATGTCCGCAACTCCGAAGAATAGGGTTTTGATAAATATTTCCCTTCTTCTTGCTACATTGCTGCTAGTTGACTTGTAGCCTATCATCTTCTCTTCCCTCTTTCCCCCTCAAAATAGctcttgatatttttatttaggATGTTATACTAGTGGGAAAAAggaaggggagccttggcgtaactggtaaagttgctgccatgtgaccaggagatcacgggttcgagccgtggaaacagcCTTTTGCAGAAATTcaaggtaaggctgcgtacaaaaGACctttgtggtccggcccttccccggaccccgtgcatagcgggagctttagtgcaccgggctgccctatACTAGTGGGAAAAAGAAGTTGTGATGTTATACTAGTGGGAAAAAGTTGTTGTCTGCCTCAAGAATGTTGAGCATGTCACTTTGGTCTTTTGCCATCAGTAAAACAGAAACAAGCTGTGTTTTTGTTCTTATCTACTGCCCACCAGCTAAAAAGAAGGGGAGAGTAGTGAAGGTCTAGGTAAGCTTCTAATGAAGCTAACTTCTTGACAGCTTTTTCACATCTCTGAACTTCTATTTAAACAAATTGTATACTGAGCAGTCAAAAGTAGATTTTAGAATTAATTTTGGTAGCATTACTTGTATGGATGTTCATGCGAATCAAGGACGCTGTTGGCTCCTTAAAGCAATTTTTAAATGGATAGTTTTAGGCTTAACTGGGTGCCATCCCTTCTTATCATAGTTCATCCCCTTTTCGCTCACGCTTGTGTGATGAAAGTCACTTCTAGTCAGTTTTTGCAGTCTACTGATCCACGTGCTTTGTGTTGTGTCTGTTCTTTCTATCTTTTGTGTGTTTACAAAATGTGTTTCTCTGTCTCATTTTTATTGGGATTAAAGTTACCCTTTCATGAATCTTTGTTGATTTTAAG
Coding sequences within it:
- the LOC132055313 gene encoding polyadenylate-binding protein-interacting protein 4-like isoform X1, which encodes MQPAVQPRSFANGFGRRKGEKETGTRLESRTQSTKTTSSKSTAVGKRGAYESPSQDRLVYFSSCLLGHQVEVQMTDGSVFSGIFHATNADKDFGIILKMAHLIKDGSQGRKNDPESLIKPPIKTLIIQGKELVQVVAKGVPATLDVFRAELLREKQQELLTDSCISQSRDGEVERQLERWVPDDDALECPELDNIFDGHWNRGWNQFEVNETLFGVKSTFNEELYTTKLDKGPQMRELEKEASRIAREIEGEETRDLHLAEERGIQLHGNLEVDEETRFSAVVRGVDDSGYGDCEDILLDSRNDETFRCISTSAMGKSFTGMSVGKVVDGVEFSSRSSSTYELQSSQLSTSRDVCQTYYDDHSKQSSAEHVGQSASMMDESRGHKITFSEHDGASCNEEEMRMQMLADGAQTPIPEDSKSSLRVKKETLDKGGSYRDVSALSPPLKCQDKTTGSSSEKGTVASSKSQDSARSANSCVRPSSSVLSSIDRAGAVSSNGLSRSSSVSSFSSEKSTKSTLNPHAKEFKFNPNAKSFVPSQATLRPASPVSENSFYYPAGVAAMPHMHGMPMGVGVGPSFAGHQSVVFNPQATPAQQPYFHPNGPQYGQQMMIGHPRQVVYMPTYPPQELPYKGRGEY
- the LOC132055313 gene encoding polyadenylate-binding protein-interacting protein 4-like isoform X2, whose amino-acid sequence is MQPAVQPRSFANGFGRRKGEKETGTRLESRTQSTKTTSSKSTAVGKRGAYESPSQDRLVYFSSCLLGHQVEVQMTDGSVFSGIFHATNADKDFGIILKMAHLIKDGSQGRKNDPESLIKPPIKTLIIQGKELVQVVAKGVPATLDVFRAELLREKQQELLTDSCISQSRDGEVERQLERWVPDDDALECPELDNIFDGHWNRGWNQFEVNETLFGVKSTFNEELYTTKLDKGPQMRELEKEASRIAREIEGEETRDLHLAEERGIQLHGNLEVDEETRFSAVVRGVDDSGYGDCEDILLDSRNDETFRCISTSAMGKSFTGMSVGKVVDGVEFSSRSSSTYELQSSQLSTSRDVCQTYYDDHSKQSSAEHVGQSASMMDESRGHKITFSEHDGASCNEEEMRMQMLADGAQTPIPEDSKSSLRVKKETLDKGGSYRDVSALSPPLKCQDKTTGSSSEKGTVASSKSQDSARSANSCVRPSSSVLSSIDRAGAVSSNGLSRSSSVSSFSSEKSTKSTLNPHAKEFKFNPNAKSFVPSQATLRPASPVSENSFYYPAGVAAMPHMHGMPMGVGVGPSFAGHQSVVFNPQATPAQQPYFHPNGPQYGQQMMIGHPRQVVYMPTYPPELPYKGRGEY